tacccaaaaacccgaatctcttcccgtggccaagagactcaatttgataagtgtttcccaaggtgtaccacaaagatagtttgcccaccctagagttgtaccaagagaaaactctttttcctctctaaaaccctagcccttgtgtggtggcaaaccctaatccttgtctctacatctctactcaatttttctatgaataaagttatccctatttatagaaaaatatatgccaaaaaattagtaacaaatctgttttaaaataaaacaaatccaagtcagaataTCCTCCAAGAAagattttttcccaaaaatacAGCAAAACAACACATGCTGTCAAAACGCGCTGCGCCTGGGCGTGAGAAGACAGAATTGATCCCAGTTCTACATGCCTGGGcgccagctcccacgcctgggcgtgagcaggcagaatctctcaaaaacatgattttctaacttcttgttaccgagatttcaaggcatatccaacaattctccaccttgcctttaaatcgatggtgatcccatatcaaccaccgtgctgctctctccatcttgaatcttctattcaagatcaccggattgtaccttcctcttcatcctcggaatgccttccgctctcatgaagatcttgcatcccactaccataggattttaggtagctccacaagattcaccgcaccctcttcagactccgaagtggtcaacttcgtacctccctgaagaaacgcttgctcccaactatcatcggaattttagatagctcaacaagctccaccacccctcttcagcccccggattgtgccttttccgtcctcctgaagaatcgcttgcctccgactatccatgggattttgcgatagccctacaagccttcaccactcttcgaccccggaatgccttccgtactctcgaagttttgcttggctccaaaccaaccttggaattttaggcggttccacaagctgcaacatcaaactctccttgtatccaactacctccagcagtctcacaagttaccaagtctgatcacttgttgctttcaattgcctccctgaagatcctctcaaggtcttgcacttcttcagccacaattgaaacataatccacaaggtctccatggtcatcccctttggttcaacaataccactctcctcCATATCTacgattagatagccaagagctaatgttgactgtctaccactattggaagactccacctcaaactgagtttccaccaaagtatacccaccatgatctccaccttgtaacacgcaagacctattcaactcctctgaaacatacttcaagctattgttagtctccaacaattccagttcagttcaacacctagtaaaccttgttcactagtccaactaaacacatgtcactaacaggtccacccgaagtcccacaactcaaccacattatgagagtcaccactagttatagatgcatgaccaactatctttgcatctaagttcagaaatatacctcacatcgtgtaaagaaactcacgattgtcaaacttcgtaagacaaactgaacATACCTTAAAACCTTCAAGCTTTCCGttttcaagatgaacaactccaccttcaactaactctagagtctcaaagtattcattctttgaacacatgtgataggagcatcAAAAGTCCATGACCCAAATACTCCACCGgttctcaacttccactagcacctctacataataataaagttgttgtttcagaagtaacccgagtattcttagcaccgcctctccaggctgatgttgagtattattaccaccgcctctccaggccgaccttCTTCGCGATCTCCATTAACCTTTTATCTTCGAGGCACCagataacaacactccatgttttatccatcacctcgaacattaaaattgcttccatcttcactttccacaattccaaattgctttcGGAAAGTTCCTCGATATCCCACTTAGAAAccatggtgctcacttcaaattgttccgattgccccacggtgggcgccaattgttgtgaattcgtcttaaaatcacaccaatgaataacttgatgtgtggagcaatagaacggcaaccaataattaagcggaataagcaataataataacaaccgataaaagataaaggagaagaacacgataatttgtttacccagttcggtccaataatgacctagtctgggggagagagcagcccctccgttccactatatcaaacaagtaactttacaaagagttccaattgagttacaagaattaatcctaattctacccaaaaacccgaatctcttcccgtggccaagagactcaatttgataagtgtttcccaaggtgtaccacaaagatagtttgcccaccctagagttgtaccaagagaaaactctttttcctctctaaaaccctagcccttgtgtggtggcaaaccatAATCCTTgtctctacatctctactcaatttttctatgaataaagtgatccctatttatagaaaaatatatgccaaaaaattagtaacaaatctgttttaaaataaaacaaatccaagtcagaataTCCTCCAAGAAagattttttcccaaaaatacAGCAAAACAACACATGCTGTCAAAACGCGttgcgcctgggcgtgagctcctacgcctgggcgtgagaagACAGAATTGATCCCAGTTCTACatgcctgggcgtgagcaggcagaatctctcaaaaacatgattttctaacttcttgttaccgagatttcaaggcatatccaacataACTCAATAAATCTTTCATTATACATGAATTTATTTCtactattaaattaataaattttattattaaataaaatgaaatctaAAGTTTATGAGGTCTTATGATAACGGCACGTGCAAGAAGAGTCAATGATGTCTTAGTTCACTTCATAATCAAATCAATAGAAGGTCAGACCCAAGTTGAAGAAGATATGGCCCAAGTTGAAGAAAAATAACCGaagtttattattatcatcTAAGCATGTGATAGTGACACAATAAAACATAAGAAAAGTTGAaatctttttgttttcttaggaGTTACTTCTTGCTTATTATATCATCATAAGTCATTCCTATATAAAGGAGGCATGTAATTCTTGTTAGAGAGTTTTcattgagtaaaaatatgagattTAATCTCTTTGGTTCTCTGAACTCTATCTTAGCTTATCGGCTTGCGGTGACGCTAACCTTTGACCAATCAATTGGAGCCTCCATAATCGGTTGTGGCGTCCTCACGACTTATCAATCGATTTTTCACCACAATTATGACATCTTTCCACCACCTTCTCCAtccaaattctttttttttttttttttgtttcgaCCGCTCCATGATTCTCTTTGGTGGAAAACAAATTTATACTTGGTGCAACACTAATTAAACAAAGTGATTATCTCTTATATCTTACttctaaaaataaacaaatacaatGTCAACATATTGTTATTTTCTAATACAATCATCAAATTTTTCCTTAGTATTGGTTCTTTATAATTGTTTAGTCAAAAGGAAATGCATAAATTCTGGCCCACTTCCACTCTCATGACTCATCCATCACAATGAAACAATAGTTGACATTTTGCAAACTCACCCATCacacaaaatcaaaacacatACAACCTTTGAGTGTGAGCAACATATAGAGTTTTACTACTATTTTTCTATTACTATGAATATGATCTATAATCTAACAATCTAGAAGCTACTTAAAACTTATATCATGATTCATGTTGCCACCAAGAGCAAGGTAAATGATTCAACACTCCAATCTctaatttttaatacaaaaataaatatgcaaGCTTCTATATAGACTCTTTCAAATGATTCTTGATGAATTTTTCTTATGCTATTATTCTCTCATTCCTATCatcttattatttttcattatataaaAAGTTTAGCCTTATGCTAAATTCTGTATTATTGAGGTGAGAATCCAAAGTTTGGTCAATTAAGTTGCTTTGAGAATCAGTTTATCCCTCAACATATAAATTgcaattgtttattttttttttattttatacattCCTTGATCATTACTACTCAAATGaatttttctaactttttttgttCTAGGTATATGCTTCCTTGCATAAATTCCATAATATAATAGTGTCGGTTTAGATTGTCTTATTTGCGTTTATCTACTTAGCATAAATACTTGTGAGACTGATTGggagagtttatgaaaacaaccTGCGACATGTCTCTAAGTTGGCTTATGAAAAGAGTCTGATTTTATCTTATCTATTattatagaaatagtttatacagaatcacttatatgataagcgcttatggtgtaaatacttaattaagttgtttatccaaagaGAGTCTAAATCATTGTCAGGGTTTTTAATAAAGGTCCGTGGCTGCTATTTGAGCCGCGGCATAACTATCTTTTATGTTATCGAAACCGCAACGACAACATAATTGAGCCTACATTATCCGTATCTGACCGCAATTCTCCGAATATCAAAGATCGCGACACATCCACTATATAAAAACCTTGGTCATTCCAAATGTTtggcataaaaatttaatatatatttgatttgtCATTTGTTTAAgtctatatattttcatttgatgatgaatttaaaatttcagaTGGATTTTGCAGATATGCTATTCTAAACAAAGTTTGAAGCTAAGTTCAATTCAAGGCATAGAAAGAAAATATGGATGATGTAAGTTCTGAGGTTTCTGATAAGCTTTCAgataatctattttcaaatcCAGAATCATGTAGCAATTTTCAAGCTTCAACATCTTTGAACACAGTTACTGAATTATCTAAGAACACCACAAAAACATGCACTCACACTCACACATGTAATCCACCTGGTCCTGATGAAGCTATTCATACACACACATGTTTTCACACACATACTCAAGTTTTTGCATCTGAAGATGACACAAATTCAAGGCCAAAAAGGACTTCTGGAAATAGAGAAGCTGTTAAAAAGTATAGGGAGAAGAAAAAGGCACAAACAGCTTATTTAGAGGAAGAAGTTAAGAAGTTGAAAGTGTTGAATCAACAACTTTTGAGGAAATTACAAGGGCAGGCACTACTTGAAGCAGAATTGTTAAGGTTAAGGAAAGTTTTTGTACAACTTAAGGGAAAAATTGATAGTGAATTAGGTTCTTTCCCTTTTCAAAAGCAGTGTTTCTCTTCTAGTGTTTACAAAGGTGATGCTAATTTGGTTTCTACTTCTCAACCAGTTGATCTTGAGCTATGTAGCTCCGAAACTTCGAATTGAAAGCGTGTCTGGTGTCTAATAAACTAATATGTGTTAGTATCTTACACTGATACATGTGTTTACTGTAATTgttctattttctcaaattatagTAGTCGGTGTAGACGTGTTAATGTAAGTATCTTGTTTTGGTGTCCATGTTCTTGTCGGTGCTTGGTAGATCTTCGGTGCGagaatttttttctatatttccATCCGCATGCAAGATCATCATCGTCTAAGGTTAACACTTTGCATATGCAAACAACATGACTAGTACTGAAGTACAAACTAAGGACACACTGAATAACTTCATGTCATCAGCATCTCAAGATGGACAATTAGACACACTAGTTTCTTTTGTGAGTTTCTCATCAACTGTTATCTATATATGTACTGCTACTACAGCCTTGGATTGAAGGCGAGTCTACCGTCCGACACATGTGAGTGTACCCATCAACACAACATCGACACATGTTACATTTAAAtcactattattttttaaattattgttggtgtatatgtgtcagtgtcgtgtctaTATGCTTATAAATTGTTATCACTGATTACATGTGTGCTTGTGAGGTGAGATTAGGTACATATAATTAGTGTTACTGTAAAAGCCATGTTAGATAACTCATATTTACCTTGCCTAATGAAGCTTTGATTTCTATAATGTATAGAGTATGTAtactcttagaattgagtattgggcctaactcatccttacaaaaccggcttgtaaggtgaggattgcctctagtatataaacacttagtcaggccatatcgcaaccgatgtgggacttcttaacaccccCGCTCGCGCCAAGCGCTATGGGCTTGAGGCGCGGATATGAATGGTGGAGGgcccgatcagaaacctgattgCAGGCGGCCCGACGAAGTGGCCCAGCGAATCatggataggctctgataccatcttagaattgagtattgggcctaactcatccttacaaaaccggcttgtaaggtgatgattgcctctagtatataaacacttagtcaggccatattgcaaccgatgtgggacttcttaacaaagGATGagttttcctttttcttttttttttttaaaaattgtacaATATATTAACATGTAAaatgtgttttacttttaaaggGGAAAACGCCCCTAACAAAAATAAGACATTTAAAAATACcagacattataaaaataagacatttaataaaaaatcccataacaaaaatttataaaaatgataaacttTACATGTCCACTACTTAAATaccatacatttaaaaaaaaaaatccccgAAAATATTTTCAAGACTGTACTAATTTCGAGAGCGCGAAAAGAAATTCTCTTTATGAAAAGCAATTATAACCATGTTGAGTATGGCTCCATATCATTATCAGGGTAAGCCCAACAATCATGAAGGCTTTGATTTGTCTATCATAAATGTCATCATGGTGCTACTTTTCACCCCCTCAATTTCTTAAAAACCTCTCATATTTTCTAAAGTGTACTTTCAAACAACATAAATTGTTCAGAACTGTATTTTCGAATAGAATTAAATTAGTGCTTTATCTGGATGTATTGAAGGATGATGAAAGTTTTTTTCATTCCATTCTACTTTTGTttgaggtagtttttttttttctggtggACCTAAAACAAGGGTTTGAATTTCCTTTTGTTTGGGTCAGCCTTGATCATTTTGTTCTTGCATAATGATTAAGTTCATTTTGAGATATTAAATTCATGTACgagaaatgatgatgatgatgattgataATAACACATTTTGAAATAGTGTTATATTAGGAGTTAAGACATACATAATCTTAACCGTGTTAATAAATTAATGATTGAGATAATAAGAATTGTCCGTGTTAAATAATCTTAGCTAGACTTTTAAAAATTAGCTCAAATTAAAGAATAAAGGTGCTCAACTAGATATATACATACAAGTGTCCGAGAATTTTTGCAATACAAGGCTTCAATACAACTTCATTATATAGGAAAAAGACTCTGGCTTTAAATCGATCCTCGTAAAtggacggtgggattggtcccctcgAATAAATCATTCATAGTGCCGAataccaaattaaaaaaaaatacaacttcATTAATTCACTTCAATAGAATGATACATAGAATCTGAATCTTTTGGataagtaaaagaaaatattgtgCTTATATTTTTGTCATGATGGTGAATGATTGATCCAACATAGAAGGACAAACTTTGCTCTACCATTTGTCACTATCAGTATAGCTTTTGCTCTGATTATTTGAGTAATCCTTTCcttttcattaaaatatcaatAGAAAAGTCTAAAATGAAATGTTTGGTATAGAGAAACTCAACTTTACTTTTAGTACTTTTCAAACACAATATAATTAGTTTTGTTTCTTTACTTATTTTGATGCCTTATTTGCTGTGATTCATTCTATTTTAGTGTTACTCTTGACTTACAAAATTCAATTGTGTTATCCAGAAGATAATTACGGTACTTAAACACTAACACTTGTAATTCTATGTGACCTTCTGGTTAAACCTCTATCATTGAATTAATAACATACTACTCTCAATTATTGGCTTAATCAAATGATCAATGTTTGGCTGAAAGATTGGACAAGATATAAGTAAGTTAAATTATTGTATTAGACATTAACTCATAATTATCGTATTATTTTTTTCAGCACCGATATCCGTCCACTGAActgtttaatttggtttaaaaatCACATTATTACACGCTTTTCATATTGATCACACACAAGCAAACCAAAGGACACCAAACATACTGcaaatataagaaacaaaatcaaCTAACTCAACCGAAAAAACTGGTATGAAATGCACAACACAACTAGCAAGAAGGTCAACACTTGCATTAATTAGCTTCACAAGATATATGATGCAGTGCGTTTCCCAATCAGTCAAACAAAGTGAAGAAAGGATCTGTATACAAACCTTCTAGGTTTATCTAATGAATTGAATGTTTGTAgctaaaaataataagggtCTTACTTGCGCTCgtagaaattatttattttaaaagtaaaagattcaaattttcaatgtgtttatttcacacattttcataaatATTTCATAAAACCTTACTACTTAAGGTGCTTAAAGAGTGTCACatgacactatttagcatttttcaaataataaaagcaaacttgtttgtttctttaattgcaaaatgttaattattatgttagttttttttacatttGTCAGAACTTAAACTTTGGACCTTCAACCGCTTTAACTTTTAGTTCAATATTTCAACTATTTGAGCTACTCATCTCATCCAATAAAAGTAAACTAAGATAATGAATTTAAGTGCcgttcaaaaaataataataataatgaatttaagtgattaatgaattatTCTTAGAACGAATTATTTGAAAGAACTTGAACTCATTTTTTATATGAACaattattgactaaactttacTTGCTACATCGCAgccaaaatctaaaaaatactcAGACAGTCACACTATCTCATCAAATAATTGATTGAACATGCAACTATGCACGTCTTTTTTACGTAAGTCATTAGACATTAATGGCCTTTAATTAGGACGAATTTCCACATTCATtagttcaaaacaaaaaaaacaaatagaaataACAGTGGACAAAAAATTTAGGGGCCCGTTACTTTGTGTGGTCCAATTTGCATCCAATAGAAGCCATTGAGAGTATTGTAGAGAAACAAAATAGACTTGTCTCTATTTAGCATTGGGAGGACAAAGATCAAGGAACAGTTGGTTAGGACAATGTTTGAAACAAGTCACGTGAAAATAACTTGAATGGCACTTCAAGTTTTTAGGACAAAATTAAACTATTTGGTTCGAGTGTTTATAGATTTAATTAGGCCTAAATTCTTGCACCCCATGCATGAAACAAACACCAACCACCTAGGAGTAATAACTTATGGTGTTTAAGATGATATAGACTCAAGAGATCCAGACAGCATCTTTGACCAACACAATTAGGTAATGTGTTGTATCAAATTCTAGAGGGGAAAAAAAAACAGTGTTATTTAGAGTAATTAGGgttttaaagaattttaaaagattttctTGTGTTAAGATAATCtttgaatttaataaatttgacAGCAATATTCAATTACGAGAATACTATTCAACTAATTGCGCAAAGAAGAAAttgtttctattattaaatatatctaGTCAAATGAGATAACGAGATTATGAAAgaggactaacaaacaaatgtaATCTCCGACATGTGTGTTGTTGGTCATTGAAGTGATGTGGAGGCGGATGATGAAATTGAGCACAAGATAATTCCCATTACATGTTATCAATCCATGCTACGCAAATTTATAACTCAAAGGTTGCTCATTATATGTTGTCTCTTGAGCAATTGTTGGAGTAATGTGGTAGCAAAGGATGAAATTGATCACAAGATAGTTTGTGTTGTAGCTCATCGACTCCTGCTACACGATTTAACAACTCATATATTGCTCATGATATGCATCTCGTAAGTAATTTTTGGATGATCCGGTGGCAAATGATGAAATCGAGCACAACATAGTTTATGTTATAGTTCATTCAACCCTTGCTACACGAGATCATCAACTGATCAACCCCGTGCTACACGAGATTGATCATTGTCATAAAGATCGGATTTTGTCTGAAATCACCACTAagttcaaaaagaaaaattgaaaatactaGAGCTTGGGAAAGTTAATAATACTTGTTCCAAGATTTGTTCTCATAGCGTCCCTTTTTAAACACAATGCAACTATAACCACCCCCAACATCCTTTTCTACTAATTCTATAATTTTTGTGTAGTTTTGTGCAGGTTCTAAGTTGTACAATTCCTCTTGTGAGGTTTAGGATTGCAATTAAGAGGTTAACAATTACTTAAGTAGTTAATCCTTGGACGATTCTATTTTCTACTTTTGTCATGTGCACGTAGTTTCCTTTTCTTCGTGTTTTTTAGGTTTTTGCATATTTGTAGTTATTGTTTTAGGTTCCTTGTTAAAACATATGgttggaaaaacaaaaatagagaaaataaaagatcaCATTCACAAACACAATAATATAATGTGAAAACGCCAAaatcagaaagaaaaaactatGGTCGTTGTCAATACTGACAATCAGaaaataaacactatgtgaaaattgttacaaaacATAGACTTCATTCTCAACCACCACATGACCCTAGTATACACTCACACTCttcaaagtaaatatttgaactacatctcacaaTACTCTAAAataagagcataagagaaaaacaaatacacaaatataaaattaaagtgttttcGGGTGCTACTGCTTGGTGTGTTGAAACAAGGAATTCGCATTGACATTGAGCTCCTTCACCATATTCACTTCTCTAAGCAATGTGGAACTTCtccaatataatttctttgacttTTTCCTCCTTCATTAACAATGTGCGACTTACATTGTAATCAACCCCAAcatattttcaatattatttattgtttttcaattaaaataacaaGGTAAAATCAAAagcaaatatgataatttataaaaaaaaattgacgaaaaaaatgataatttataGTACATTATAAGCTACTTGAATTGTCTTATATGAAAAtgctatataaattaaattaataaaaataagttataagttcgTAGAAAAACAATAGTAGTAGTTACCAAACAGATACTTTTCGgtcatataaatttataaataagtaTTATATACTCCTtcgtaccaaattataagttactttgaagaaaaaaaattatacgaaattataagtcactttacattaccaatgaaatatttaatgttattttttctattatacccttaaattattttttaaacaattattatactcttaactatttattactttcTCTTCTTtacaattct
This portion of the Trifolium pratense cultivar HEN17-A07 linkage group LG3, ARS_RC_1.1, whole genome shotgun sequence genome encodes:
- the LOC123915338 gene encoding basic leucine zipper 24-like; its protein translation is MDDVSSEVSDKLSDNLFSNPESCSNFQASTSLNTVTELSKNTTKTCTHTHTCNPPGPDEAIHTHTCFHTHTQVFASEDDTNSRPKRTSGNREAVKKYREKKKAQTAYLEEEVKKLKVLNQQLLRKLQGQALLEAELLRLRKVFVQLKGKIDSELGSFPFQKQCFSSSVYKGDANLVSTSQPVDLELCSSETSNFAYANNMTSTEVQTKDTLNNFMSSASQDGQLDTLVSFVSFSSTVIYICTATTALD